Proteins from one Hydrogenophaga sp. SL48 genomic window:
- a CDS encoding feruloyl-CoA synthase, with protein MTAPHTARYRHFPFGVTQAVVRHEGSDTHLRCDQDLQAFPPRMTDRLHAWAERQPDTPLYAQRDPADRSRWQHLSFGGALAAARQIGQALLDRGLSAERPLVILSENSLDHATLALGAMYAGVPFSAISPAYSLVSQDHGKLRHVMHTLTPGLVYAADARYRAAIEATVPADTEVVLSEGGADALASHRCTPLSALRATAPTPALDAAMRATGPDTIVKFLFTSGSTNLPKAVITTQRMLCANQQQILQSMPILGQEPPVLVDWMPWNHTAGGNHNFFMALYNGGTLYIDEGKPTPTLLGETLRNLREVAPTWYFNVPIGYEAIARAMDTDPQLRRNFYARLSCQLYSGAALSQAIQDALHRHAEAALGERVVMTAGLGMTESSPFALFVTSPHTRAGEVGLPAAGLEVKLAPVGEKTEIRYRGPNITPGYWRNAEATEAAFDGQGFFRTGDAVAWIDPSNPHLGLRFDGRTAEDFKLATGTFVSVGPLRARIVGAAAPYLQDAVITGLNRNEVGALLIPAPALRRLTGDPESVPLDTVAADPRVQRWMQALVQDLAAQSTGSANRLALAHLLTAPLSIDTGELTEKGSINQRAVLKHRADVVDALHEGRLSLVARLNTP; from the coding sequence ATGACCGCTCCCCACACCGCGCGTTACCGCCACTTCCCGTTCGGGGTCACACAAGCCGTGGTGCGCCACGAGGGCAGCGACACCCACCTCCGCTGCGACCAGGACCTGCAAGCCTTCCCTCCGCGCATGACGGACAGGCTGCATGCCTGGGCCGAGCGCCAGCCCGACACCCCGCTGTACGCCCAGCGCGACCCGGCGGATCGCAGCCGCTGGCAGCACCTGAGCTTCGGCGGCGCGCTGGCCGCCGCGCGCCAGATCGGCCAGGCCCTGCTGGACAGGGGGCTGAGCGCCGAGCGCCCGCTGGTGATCCTGAGCGAAAACAGCCTGGACCACGCCACCCTGGCCCTGGGCGCCATGTACGCCGGCGTGCCCTTCAGCGCCATTTCGCCGGCCTACTCGCTCGTCAGCCAAGACCACGGAAAGCTGCGGCACGTCATGCACACCCTGACGCCGGGGCTGGTGTACGCCGCCGACGCACGCTACCGCGCCGCCATCGAAGCGACGGTGCCGGCCGACACCGAGGTGGTGCTCAGCGAAGGCGGGGCTGACGCGCTGGCCTCGCACCGGTGCACGCCGCTGAGCGCACTGCGGGCCACGGCCCCGACCCCGGCACTGGACGCGGCCATGCGCGCCACCGGGCCCGACACCATCGTCAAGTTCCTGTTCACCAGCGGATCGACCAACCTGCCCAAGGCCGTCATCACCACGCAGCGCATGCTGTGCGCCAACCAGCAGCAGATCCTGCAGTCGATGCCGATCCTGGGCCAGGAGCCGCCCGTGCTGGTGGACTGGATGCCCTGGAACCACACGGCCGGCGGCAACCACAACTTCTTCATGGCGCTGTACAACGGCGGCACGCTCTACATCGACGAAGGCAAGCCCACCCCCACGCTGCTGGGCGAAACGCTGCGCAACCTGCGCGAGGTGGCGCCCACCTGGTACTTCAATGTGCCCATTGGCTACGAGGCCATCGCCCGCGCCATGGACACCGACCCGCAGCTCCGCCGCAACTTCTACGCCCGGCTCAGCTGCCAGCTGTACTCGGGCGCCGCGCTGTCGCAGGCCATCCAGGACGCGCTGCACCGCCATGCCGAAGCCGCGCTGGGCGAACGCGTGGTGATGACGGCCGGGCTGGGCATGACCGAGTCCTCGCCCTTCGCCCTGTTCGTCACCAGCCCCCACACCCGGGCGGGTGAGGTCGGCCTGCCCGCGGCCGGGCTGGAGGTGAAGCTGGCACCGGTCGGGGAAAAGACCGAGATCCGCTACCGCGGCCCCAACATCACCCCCGGCTACTGGCGCAACGCCGAAGCGACCGAGGCGGCCTTTGACGGGCAAGGCTTTTTCCGCACGGGCGACGCCGTGGCCTGGATCGACCCGTCCAACCCCCACCTGGGGCTGCGCTTCGACGGCCGCACGGCCGAAGACTTCAAGCTGGCCACCGGCACCTTTGTCAGCGTCGGCCCGCTGCGGGCCCGCATCGTGGGCGCCGCCGCGCCCTATCTGCAGGACGCCGTGATCACGGGGCTGAACCGCAACGAGGTGGGGGCGCTGCTCATTCCGGCGCCGGCCCTGCGCCGCCTCACCGGGGACCCCGAGTCGGTTCCGCTCGACACCGTGGCCGCCGACCCGCGGGTGCAGCGCTGGATGCAGGCCCTGGTGCAGGACCTGGCCGCGCAGTCCACCGGCAGCGCCAACCGGCTGGCGCTGGCCCACCTGCTCACCGCGCCGCTCTCGATCGACACCGGCGAACTGACCGAAAAAGGCTCCATCAACCAGCGCGCCGTGCTCAAGCACCGGGCCGACGTGGTGGACGCCCTGCACGAAGGCCGGCTCAGCCTGGTCGCCCGGCTGAACACCCCCTGA
- a CDS encoding tripartite tricarboxylate transporter substrate-binding protein, with the protein MPTRRHFVQLIGTSATSLSLAPLGVLAQGIDQVRILYGFPAGSSGDSVARRVGEKLAGTAYTRNAAVVENKPGASGRIALETLKTAPADGSVLAMAPVSAMANYPFIYPRLAYDPKDFAPVSIAAIAHHGLAVGPLVPASVKTVRDFLAWCKGNAAQAHYGSPGAGSTPHFLGALLGLNSGTELRHVPYRGSVPGVVDVVGGQIAAMVTTHGDFLQNHRAGKLRILGTSGPRRSPFVPEVPTFAEQGFPELTTEEWFGFYAPARTPADVVAAANAAITGALKDKAVQDGILAVGLIPHGSSIEEMVRWQRSEVEAWRPLIRKIGFTAES; encoded by the coding sequence ATGCCCACCCGTCGCCACTTTGTCCAGTTGATCGGCACCTCCGCCACCTCGCTGTCGCTGGCGCCCCTGGGGGTGCTGGCCCAGGGGATCGATCAGGTCAGGATCCTTTACGGCTTTCCTGCGGGCAGCTCGGGCGACAGCGTGGCGCGCCGCGTGGGTGAAAAGCTGGCGGGCACCGCCTACACGCGCAATGCGGCCGTGGTCGAGAACAAGCCCGGCGCCAGCGGGCGCATCGCACTGGAAACCCTCAAGACCGCGCCCGCCGATGGCTCGGTGCTGGCCATGGCGCCGGTCTCGGCCATGGCCAACTACCCCTTCATCTACCCCAGGCTCGCGTACGACCCGAAGGACTTTGCCCCGGTGTCGATCGCGGCCATCGCCCACCATGGCCTGGCCGTGGGCCCGCTGGTGCCGGCCTCGGTGAAAACCGTCCGGGACTTTCTGGCCTGGTGCAAGGGCAACGCCGCGCAGGCCCACTACGGTTCGCCGGGTGCGGGCTCCACGCCCCACTTTCTCGGGGCCCTGCTGGGCCTCAACAGCGGGACCGAACTGCGGCACGTGCCCTACCGGGGCTCGGTGCCCGGCGTGGTGGACGTGGTCGGCGGCCAGATCGCGGCCATGGTCACCACCCACGGCGACTTCCTGCAGAACCACCGGGCAGGCAAGCTGCGCATCCTGGGGACCTCGGGGCCCAGGCGCTCGCCATTCGTGCCCGAGGTGCCGACCTTCGCCGAGCAGGGCTTTCCCGAACTGACCACCGAGGAGTGGTTCGGCTTCTATGCGCCGGCACGCACGCCGGCCGACGTGGTCGCCGCGGCCAACGCCGCCATCACGGGGGCACTCAAAGACAAGGCGGTGCAGGACGGCATCCTGGCCGTGGGGTTGATCCCCCACGGGTCCTCCATCGAGGAGATGGTGCGCTGGCAGCGGTCCGAAGTCGAGGCCTGGCGCCCCCTGATCCGCAAGATCGGCTTCACGGCGGAATCCTGA
- a CDS encoding MarR family winged helix-turn-helix transcriptional regulator: protein MTPSETRPRPAVEASPIRVPEDFLGYVVRRSSMAITERFQARMQRHGLRPLTFTVLLLIRGQPGITSSQLCSLLDLQSSNVVGLIRELEGRGLVGRQDHPLDRRAWGLRLQPEGEDLLAAAEPDACAADEEAMPHLTPAELSTLRRLMCKGLGLAGRQAP, encoded by the coding sequence ATGACCCCATCCGAGACCCGCCCCCGCCCAGCGGTCGAGGCCTCCCCCATCCGCGTCCCAGAGGACTTTCTCGGCTACGTGGTGCGCCGCAGTTCGATGGCCATCACCGAGCGGTTCCAGGCCCGCATGCAGCGCCACGGCCTGCGTCCGCTGACCTTCACCGTGCTGTTGCTGATCCGCGGCCAGCCGGGCATCACGTCGAGCCAGCTGTGCAGCCTGCTCGACCTGCAATCGTCGAATGTGGTGGGGCTCATCCGAGAACTGGAAGGCCGCGGCCTGGTCGGCCGGCAGGACCATCCGTTAGACCGCCGCGCCTGGGGCCTGCGGTTGCAGCCCGAGGGCGAGGACTTGCTGGCGGCGGCCGAGCCGGACGCTTGCGCCGCCGATGAAGAGGCCATGCCGCACCTGACACCGGCCGAACTCAGCACCCTGCGCCGCCTGATGTGCAAGGGCCTGGGCCTGGCGGGCCGGCAGGCCCCCTGA
- a CDS encoding amidohydrolase family protein, with protein sequence MDHQNLIAIDIHTHAEVSCRNPFDNYGEEYDRAADKYFGSNRRPTIAETIAYYREKKIGLVMFTVDSESQLGRRRIPNEEIAQAARENSDMMVAFASIDPHKGKMGAREAERLIKEEGIKGFKFHPTVQGYHPYDKMAWPIYEVINAHKLPAIFHTGHSGIGSGMRCGGGLRLEYSNPMHLDDVAIDFPDMQIVMAHPSFPWQDEALSVATHKPNVWIDLSGWSPKYFPKQLVQYANTLLKDRILFGSDYPLITPERWMKDFEVAGFKPEVMPGILKGNAVRLLGLDAVA encoded by the coding sequence ATGGACCACCAGAACCTGATTGCCATCGACATCCACACCCACGCGGAAGTGAGCTGCCGCAACCCCTTCGACAACTACGGCGAAGAGTACGACCGCGCCGCCGACAAGTACTTCGGCAGCAACCGCCGGCCCACCATCGCCGAGACCATCGCCTACTACCGCGAGAAGAAGATCGGCCTCGTGATGTTCACGGTGGACAGCGAGTCGCAACTGGGCCGCCGTCGCATCCCGAACGAAGAGATCGCGCAGGCCGCGCGCGAGAACAGCGACATGATGGTGGCCTTCGCCAGCATCGACCCGCACAAGGGCAAGATGGGCGCGCGCGAAGCCGAACGCCTGATCAAGGAAGAGGGCATCAAGGGCTTCAAGTTCCACCCCACGGTGCAGGGCTACCACCCCTACGACAAGATGGCCTGGCCGATCTACGAGGTGATCAACGCGCACAAGCTGCCCGCGATCTTCCACACCGGCCACAGCGGCATCGGATCGGGCATGCGCTGCGGTGGCGGCCTGCGGCTGGAGTACAGCAACCCCATGCACCTGGACGACGTGGCGATCGATTTCCCGGACATGCAGATCGTCATGGCCCACCCCAGCTTTCCGTGGCAGGACGAGGCGCTGTCGGTTGCCACGCACAAGCCCAACGTGTGGATCGACCTCTCGGGCTGGAGCCCGAAGTACTTCCCCAAGCAACTGGTGCAGTACGCCAACACCCTGCTCAAGGACCGCATCCTGTTCGGCAGCGACTACCCGCTGATCACGCCCGAGCGCTGGATGAAAGACTTCGAGGTCGCGGGTTTCAAACCCGAGGTGATGCCCGGCATTCTGAAAGGCAACGCGGTGCGCCTGCTGGGGCTGGACGCGGTGGCCTGA
- a CDS encoding crotonase/enoyl-CoA hydratase family protein has translation MNTPHPDLTVSLRGEQAEVAVITLNRPAKRNALNDGLILAIRDAFQNLPQSVRAAVVDGTGEHFCAGLDLSELSERDASDGVFHSRMWHAALECVEKGNVPVVAALHGAVVGGGLELASACHIRVADETTFYALPEGTRGIFVGGGGAVRVPKLIGAARMTDMMLTGRVYNAADGERIGLAQYLVPTGTALEKAVELATRIASNARMTNFALMHALPRIAEQPADHGLFTEALMASIAQSAPEAKERVQAFLQGKAEKVRK, from the coding sequence ATGAACACCCCACACCCCGATCTGACCGTCAGCCTGCGCGGCGAACAAGCCGAAGTCGCCGTGATCACGCTCAACCGCCCGGCCAAGCGCAACGCGCTGAACGACGGTTTGATCCTCGCCATCCGCGACGCGTTCCAGAACCTGCCGCAGAGCGTGCGCGCGGCGGTGGTGGACGGCACCGGCGAGCACTTCTGCGCCGGCCTGGACCTGTCCGAACTGAGCGAGCGTGATGCGTCAGACGGCGTCTTCCACTCGCGCATGTGGCACGCGGCGCTGGAGTGTGTGGAAAAGGGCAACGTGCCCGTGGTCGCTGCGCTGCACGGCGCGGTGGTCGGCGGCGGCCTGGAGCTGGCCAGCGCCTGCCACATCCGCGTGGCCGACGAGACCACCTTCTACGCGCTGCCCGAAGGCACGCGCGGCATCTTCGTCGGCGGCGGTGGCGCGGTGCGCGTGCCCAAGCTGATCGGCGCCGCGCGCATGACCGACATGATGCTGACCGGCCGCGTCTACAACGCCGCCGACGGTGAGCGCATCGGCCTGGCGCAGTACCTGGTGCCCACCGGCACCGCGCTGGAGAAAGCCGTCGAGCTGGCCACGCGCATCGCCTCCAACGCCCGCATGACCAACTTCGCGCTCATGCACGCGCTGCCCCGCATCGCCGAGCAGCCGGCCGATCACGGCCTGTTCACCGAAGCGCTGATGGCGTCGATCGCGCAGAGCGCGCCGGAGGCCAAGGAACGCGTCCAGGCCTTCCTGCAAGGCAAGGCTGAAAAGGTTAGGAAGTAA
- a CDS encoding feruloyl-CoA synthase, whose translation MSEAKYRPLKFGVTRATLRDGDTGVHYLRADQELGPYPERLTDRLVHWAKERPDQTLFARRVKNADGSSGDWQHITFAQALDAARRIGQGLLNRGLSAEKPVLILSENDLEHALLALGCIYAGIAYCPTSPAYSLISQDFDKLKHVVKTLTPGLVFASDALRYSRAMLATLGDDVELVTTKGTVPGRDTTSFAALMATEPTPAVDAAMAATGPDTIAKFLFTSGSTKMPKAVINTQRLWCANQQQMATSMPVLAEKPLVLIDWLPWNHTFGGNHNFGMVIYHGGTLYIDDGKPTPALMGETLRNLREIAPTVYFNVPTGFEAIANAMQTDDLLRKTLLSKVNMFFYAGAALAQPIWDSLFQSQEREVGERIVMATGLGMTESGPFGIFVTNPNVMAGDLGLPTPGMELKLVDMQGKTEVRYKGPNITPGYWRQPEDTAEAFDEEGFFKTGDAVKWIDETDVHQGLKFDGRIAEDFKLATGTFVSVGPLRGKIIAAGAPFIQDVVLTGINLKEVGAMVFPTPAVRTLAGLPADASMHDVLDHPAVLAQFQTIVDELARNATGSANRIARLCLLADPPTIDRGEVTDKGSINQRAVLSHRADTVAKLHADELRYILKPR comes from the coding sequence ATGAGCGAAGCGAAGTACCGCCCCCTGAAATTCGGCGTCACCCGCGCCACCTTGCGCGACGGTGACACCGGTGTGCACTACCTGCGCGCCGACCAGGAGCTCGGCCCCTACCCCGAGCGTCTGACCGACCGGCTGGTGCACTGGGCCAAAGAGCGGCCCGACCAGACCCTGTTCGCCCGCCGCGTGAAGAACGCCGACGGCAGCAGCGGCGACTGGCAGCACATCACGTTTGCGCAGGCGCTCGACGCCGCGCGGCGCATCGGCCAGGGCCTGCTCAACCGGGGACTCTCGGCCGAAAAGCCCGTGCTGATCCTGAGTGAAAACGACCTGGAGCACGCGCTGCTGGCGCTGGGCTGCATCTACGCGGGCATCGCCTACTGCCCGACCTCGCCGGCCTATTCGCTGATCAGCCAGGACTTCGACAAGCTCAAGCACGTGGTGAAGACCCTGACCCCGGGCCTGGTGTTCGCCAGCGACGCGCTGCGCTACAGCCGCGCGATGCTCGCCACGCTGGGCGACGACGTCGAACTGGTCACCACCAAAGGCACCGTCCCGGGCCGCGACACCACCTCGTTTGCCGCGCTCATGGCCACCGAACCCACGCCCGCCGTGGACGCAGCGATGGCCGCCACGGGGCCGGACACGATCGCCAAGTTCCTGTTCACCTCGGGCTCCACCAAGATGCCCAAGGCCGTGATCAACACGCAGCGCCTGTGGTGCGCCAACCAGCAGCAGATGGCCACGTCCATGCCGGTGCTCGCCGAGAAGCCGCTGGTGCTGATCGACTGGCTGCCCTGGAACCACACCTTCGGCGGCAACCACAACTTCGGCATGGTGATCTACCACGGCGGCACGCTCTACATCGACGACGGCAAGCCCACGCCCGCGCTGATGGGCGAGACGCTGCGCAACCTGCGCGAGATCGCGCCCACGGTGTACTTCAACGTGCCCACCGGCTTCGAAGCCATCGCCAACGCGATGCAGACCGACGACCTGTTGCGCAAGACCCTGCTGTCCAAGGTCAACATGTTTTTCTACGCCGGTGCCGCGCTGGCGCAACCGATCTGGGACAGCCTGTTTCAGAGCCAGGAGCGCGAGGTCGGCGAGCGCATCGTCATGGCCACGGGCCTGGGCATGACCGAGTCCGGCCCCTTCGGCATCTTCGTGACCAACCCCAACGTGATGGCCGGCGACCTGGGCCTGCCCACACCCGGCATGGAACTCAAGCTGGTGGACATGCAGGGCAAGACCGAGGTGCGTTACAAGGGCCCGAACATCACGCCCGGCTACTGGCGCCAGCCCGAAGACACCGCCGAGGCCTTTGACGAAGAAGGCTTCTTCAAGACCGGCGACGCGGTGAAGTGGATCGACGAGACCGATGTGCACCAGGGCCTGAAGTTCGACGGCCGCATCGCCGAAGACTTCAAGCTCGCCACCGGCACCTTCGTGAGCGTGGGCCCGCTGCGCGGCAAGATCATCGCGGCCGGCGCGCCCTTCATCCAGGACGTGGTGCTCACCGGCATCAACCTCAAGGAGGTGGGCGCCATGGTGTTCCCCACGCCGGCGGTGCGCACCCTCGCCGGCCTCCCGGCCGACGCCTCGATGCATGACGTGCTGGACCACCCTGCGGTGCTGGCGCAGTTCCAGACCATCGTGGACGAACTGGCGCGCAACGCCACCGGCAGCGCCAACCGCATCGCCCGCCTGTGCCTGCTGGCCGACCCGCCCACCATCGACCGCGGCGAGGTCACCGACAAGGGCTCGATCAACCAGCGCGCGGTGCTGTCGCACCGCGCGGACACGGTGGCCAAGCTGCACGCGGATGAGCTGCGCTACATCCTCAAGCCTAGATAA
- a CDS encoding SDR family NAD(P)-dependent oxidoreductase — MNIQGHAALVTGGGSGLGEATARELARLGAKVAVLDLNLENAQRVAADIGGVACACNVSDPESMQAAIDAAAAAHGPARILMQIAGIGSAKRVVGKDGNAAPLEDFARVINVNLIGTYNAARLFAAACAKLDPMDDGERGVMVFTASVAAFDGQVGQQAYSASKAGVAGMTLPMARDLAQHGIRVCTIAPGLFATPLMKQLPEPVQESLAKSIPFPNRLGKPEEFAQLAAHIVSNGHLNGEVIRLDGALRMAPR, encoded by the coding sequence ATGAACATCCAAGGACACGCAGCCCTCGTCACCGGAGGCGGTTCCGGCCTCGGTGAGGCCACCGCCCGCGAACTGGCCCGCCTCGGCGCCAAGGTCGCGGTGCTGGACCTGAACCTGGAGAACGCGCAGCGCGTCGCGGCCGACATTGGCGGCGTGGCCTGCGCGTGCAACGTCTCCGACCCCGAGAGCATGCAGGCCGCCATCGACGCCGCCGCAGCGGCGCACGGCCCGGCGCGCATCCTGATGCAGATCGCCGGCATCGGCAGCGCCAAGCGCGTGGTCGGCAAGGACGGCAACGCCGCGCCGCTGGAAGACTTCGCCCGGGTGATCAACGTCAACCTGATCGGTACCTACAACGCGGCCCGCCTGTTCGCCGCCGCCTGCGCCAAGCTCGACCCGATGGACGACGGCGAGCGCGGCGTGATGGTGTTCACCGCCAGCGTGGCGGCCTTCGACGGCCAGGTGGGCCAGCAGGCCTACAGCGCGTCCAAGGCCGGTGTGGCCGGCATGACGCTGCCCATGGCACGCGACCTCGCGCAACACGGCATCCGCGTCTGCACCATCGCCCCCGGCCTGTTCGCCACGCCGCTGATGAAGCAGCTGCCCGAGCCGGTGCAGGAGTCGCTGGCCAAGAGCATTCCCTTCCCCAACCGCCTGGGCAAGCCCGAAGAGTTCGCGCAGCTGGCCGCGCACATCGTGAGCAACGGGCACCTCAATGGCGAAGTGATCCGCCTGGACGGCGCTCTCAGAATGGCACCGCGGTAA
- a CDS encoding acyl-CoA thioesterase: MSKTVVYEVEVMFGDCDPAGIVFFPNFSKWMDASSLNFFVRCGVPPWRELQKTTGIIGTPLLEIHTKFFTPATYGERLQIHTSVTEWREKVLIHKHIVQRGDTLICEGEETRAFCMRDPANPDRIKAIPIPADIRAKCS, translated from the coding sequence ATGTCAAAAACCGTGGTCTATGAAGTCGAGGTGATGTTTGGCGACTGCGATCCCGCCGGCATCGTCTTCTTCCCGAACTTCAGCAAGTGGATGGACGCCTCGTCGCTCAACTTCTTCGTGCGCTGCGGCGTGCCGCCCTGGCGCGAGCTGCAGAAGACGACGGGGATCATCGGCACGCCGCTGCTGGAGATCCACACGAAATTCTTCACCCCCGCCACCTACGGCGAGCGCCTGCAGATCCACACCAGCGTCACCGAATGGCGCGAGAAGGTGCTGATCCACAAGCACATCGTCCAGCGCGGCGACACGCTGATCTGTGAGGGCGAAGAGACCCGCGCGTTCTGCATGCGCGATCCGGCCAATCCCGACCGCATCAAGGCCATCCCGATTCCCGCCGACATCAGGGCCAAGTGCTCCTGA
- a CDS encoding Bug family tripartite tricarboxylate transporter substrate binding protein, which translates to MTLNRRQIIQATAGSALLGSLGLQHAFAQGLEQVKIVNGFPAGGSADVTSRRIGEKLGGSAYTKNAAVVENKTGAAGRIAVETVKNAAPDGATLLLTPYSMMSIYPHIYKQLSYDPFKDLVPVAMASMLAHGLAVGPMVPASVKTVKDYLAWCKANPTLANYGSPAAGSTPHFLGALLGLEANVDLKHVPYRGSIPGITDVIGGQLASMFTPHGDFLPNHKAGKLRIIATSGKQRSTFVPEVPTFAEQGFPDLVVEEWFGFYAPAKTPAAVVTSANQAINAALKEKTVIDSLAISAMVPVGGSPEDMAKSMKYYFDLWGPLVKKIGFTAES; encoded by the coding sequence ATGACCCTCAACCGCCGCCAGATCATCCAGGCCACCGCCGGCTCCGCCCTGCTGGGCAGCCTCGGCCTGCAACACGCCTTTGCCCAGGGGCTCGAACAGGTGAAGATCGTCAACGGCTTTCCCGCCGGCGGCAGCGCCGACGTGACCAGCCGCCGCATCGGCGAGAAGCTGGGTGGCTCGGCGTACACCAAGAACGCCGCCGTGGTGGAGAACAAGACCGGCGCGGCCGGCCGCATCGCCGTCGAGACCGTGAAGAACGCCGCGCCCGATGGCGCCACGCTGCTGCTCACGCCGTATTCGATGATGTCGATCTACCCGCACATCTACAAGCAGCTGAGCTACGACCCCTTCAAAGACCTGGTGCCCGTCGCCATGGCCTCGATGCTCGCGCACGGCCTGGCCGTCGGCCCGATGGTGCCGGCCTCGGTGAAGACGGTGAAGGACTACCTGGCCTGGTGCAAGGCCAACCCCACGCTGGCCAACTACGGCTCGCCCGCCGCCGGCTCCACGCCACACTTCCTCGGCGCGCTGCTGGGCCTGGAGGCGAACGTGGACCTCAAGCACGTGCCCTACCGCGGCTCCATCCCCGGCATCACCGACGTGATCGGCGGCCAGCTCGCCAGCATGTTCACGCCGCACGGCGACTTCCTGCCCAACCACAAGGCCGGCAAGCTGCGCATCATCGCCACCTCGGGCAAGCAGCGCTCGACCTTCGTGCCCGAAGTGCCCACCTTCGCCGAACAGGGCTTCCCCGACCTGGTGGTGGAAGAGTGGTTCGGTTTCTACGCGCCGGCCAAGACCCCCGCGGCCGTGGTGACCAGCGCCAACCAGGCCATCAACGCCGCGCTCAAGGAAAAGACGGTCATCGACAGCCTGGCCATCTCCGCCATGGTGCCGGTCGGCGGCTCGCCGGAAGACATGGCCAAGAGCATGAAGTACTACTTCGACCTCTGGGGCCCGCTGGTCAAGAAGATCGGCTTCACCGCCGAGTCCTGA